Proteins co-encoded in one Schaalia radingae genomic window:
- a CDS encoding NUDIX hydrolase: MSARRYERRVGTPRPPRHHASIRAYHSASSRLPIVGETSAGGLVIDVVNGTPYAAIIARRNRAGRIEWCLPKGHLEGRETAQEAALREVAEETGITGRIIRHLASIDYWFSSPDRRVHKVVHHFLMGYVSGSITVEMDPDHEAEDASWVSLQQLMRQLAYPNERRIVRIALDLLYRDV, translated from the coding sequence ATGTCAGCCCGTCGTTATGAGCGCCGTGTGGGGACACCTCGTCCCCCACGCCACCATGCCTCGATACGGGCGTATCACTCTGCCAGTTCCCGCCTGCCGATTGTGGGAGAAACATCGGCGGGCGGCCTCGTTATCGATGTTGTCAACGGTACCCCTTACGCAGCGATCATTGCGCGACGTAACCGGGCCGGCCGCATCGAATGGTGCCTGCCGAAAGGCCACCTGGAGGGACGCGAAACCGCTCAGGAAGCCGCATTGCGCGAAGTTGCGGAAGAGACGGGGATTACCGGACGGATCATTCGTCACCTCGCGTCGATCGACTACTGGTTTTCCTCTCCTGATCGGCGTGTTCACAAGGTGGTGCACCACTTCCTCATGGGCTACGTGTCGGGATCGATCACCGTGGAAATGGACCCTGATCACGAAGCTGAAGACGCGTCGTGGGTATCCTTGCAGCAGCTGATGCGCCAACTCGCCTATCCGAACGAGCGTCGTATCGTCAGAATCGCATTGGATCTTTTGTACCGGGACGTGTGA